A DNA window from Elusimicrobiota bacterium contains the following coding sequences:
- a CDS encoding biotin carboxyl carrier domain-containing protein, translated as MRERDLLELEIRDGGFYLKLARPAPGGVVPQVPALAAAQAPPPPVPSVAAAPTPAALSITSPLAGVFYRSPAPNAAAFVKEGDAVAYGDVLCIVEAMKVMNEIRADKPGKIKKIAAENGKPVSAGQDLFLLEPA; from the coding sequence ATGCGGGAGCGGGATCTCCTGGAATTGGAGATCCGCGACGGCGGGTTCTATTTAAAATTGGCCCGGCCCGCCCCGGGGGGCGTCGTTCCCCAGGTCCCCGCGCTGGCGGCGGCTCAAGCGCCCCCGCCCCCGGTCCCCTCGGTCGCGGCCGCCCCGACGCCGGCGGCGCTGTCGATTACGTCGCCCTTGGCCGGGGTGTTTTACCGCTCCCCCGCCCCCAACGCCGCCGCCTTTGTGAAAGAAGGGGACGCCGTGGCCTACGGCGATGTCCTGTGCATCGTCGAGGCCATGAAGGTGATGAACGAAATTCGCGCCGACAAGCCCGGCAAGATTAAAAAGATCGCCGCGGAAAACGGCAAACCGGTGTCCGCGGGGCAAGACCTCTTCCTCCTCGAACCGGCCTGA
- a CDS encoding winged helix-turn-helix domain-containing protein has protein sequence MHHEIGQAGGLVLEYLTRQGESSALQIRSDLRLTQTLLYLALGWLSREGKIDIVARDRTYWVLVKS, from the coding sequence ATGCATCACGAAATCGGCCAGGCCGGCGGCCTCGTGCTGGAATATCTCACCCGCCAAGGCGAATCTTCCGCCCTTCAAATTCGCTCGGACCTTCGATTGACCCAAACCTTGTTGTATTTGGCCCTGGGGTGGCTTTCCCGCGAAGGCAAGATCGACATCGTGGCCCGGGACCGAACCTACTGGGTGCTGGTTAAATCGTGA
- a CDS encoding undecaprenyl-diphosphate phosphatase, translating into MTLLRAALLGVVQGLTEFLPVSSDGHLALFQAAFGEGSLALDVALHAGTLLSMLLFFRSDLGRLFQGLTSRVDDEPRALERRRLLLILIATVPTGIIGLGLKHTVERLSMSLLAAGVGFLITAAFLLAGERRGRREGGLSLRDIPLWHPVLIGLAQGAAVWPGWSRSASTIGLALVLGWRWDDAGRFSFLAAMPAIFGAVLLTARDIAALPPVPAVVGFLVSFAVGTLSLRILMRFLAARRLWPFALYCLGLGLFALLKSV; encoded by the coding sequence GTGACCCTCCTCCGCGCGGCCCTGCTCGGTGTGGTGCAAGGCCTCACCGAATTCCTTCCCGTTTCCTCCGACGGCCATCTCGCCCTGTTTCAAGCGGCGTTCGGCGAGGGCTCGCTCGCCCTGGACGTCGCCCTCCACGCGGGAACTCTTCTTTCCATGTTGCTCTTTTTCCGTTCCGACCTCGGACGCCTCTTTCAAGGATTGACCTCCCGCGTCGATGACGAACCCCGCGCCCTGGAGAGACGGCGACTTCTCTTAATTCTCATCGCCACGGTTCCGACCGGGATCATCGGATTGGGGCTCAAGCACACCGTGGAACGTTTATCGATGTCGCTTTTGGCCGCTGGCGTTGGGTTTCTCATCACCGCGGCGTTTCTATTGGCCGGCGAACGACGGGGCCGGCGGGAAGGGGGCCTCTCCCTCCGGGATATTCCACTTTGGCACCCCGTGCTGATCGGTCTCGCCCAAGGGGCCGCCGTCTGGCCGGGCTGGTCCCGAAGCGCCTCCACCATCGGCCTCGCCTTGGTTTTGGGCTGGCGCTGGGACGACGCCGGCCGCTTTAGCTTTCTGGCGGCCATGCCGGCCATTTTCGGCGCGGTGCTATTGACCGCCCGGGACATCGCCGCCTTGCCGCCCGTTCCGGCGGTGGTGGGCTTTCTCGTTTCCTTCGCCGTGGGGACGCTCTCGCTCCGAATCCTGATGCGGTTTCTGGCCGCCCGGCGCCTCTGGCCCTTTGCCCTGTATTGCCTCGGGTTGGGCCTCTTCGCGCTCCTCAAAAGTGTGTAA